The proteins below come from a single Paracoccus sp. SCSIO 75233 genomic window:
- a CDS encoding glutathione S-transferase family protein, with the protein MLTFYHSPQSRSTSIKVLLHELGVADQVKIVEVEIPRADGSGGRDPLNPHPEGKVPYLTDGDDFVRERAAIMIYLTDRFPDAGLGRAVRHPQRGQYLSWLIWYQGVLEPVTIIDWAGIDHPVVKASLRDYDTAIRRLDEVLSRQPYLLGEDYSAADLLCSGPFAWFPDNMKTTPAVADWVARCQDREAVRAVGER; encoded by the coding sequence ATGCTGACCTTTTACCATTCACCCCAATCCCGCTCGACCTCGATCAAGGTGCTGCTGCACGAATTGGGCGTCGCCGATCAGGTCAAGATTGTGGAAGTTGAGATCCCCCGAGCCGATGGCTCCGGCGGGCGCGATCCCCTTAACCCGCATCCCGAAGGCAAGGTGCCCTACCTGACCGATGGCGATGATTTCGTGCGTGAGAGGGCGGCGATCATGATCTATCTGACCGACCGTTTCCCCGATGCCGGACTGGGCCGTGCGGTCCGGCATCCGCAGCGCGGGCAATATCTGTCCTGGCTGATCTGGTATCAGGGCGTGCTGGAGCCGGTGACGATCATCGACTGGGCCGGGATCGATCACCCTGTCGTCAAGGCCTCGCTCAGGGATTACGATACGGCGATCCGGCGTCTGGACGAGGTCCTGTCGCGGCAGCCTTATCTGCTGGGCGAGGACTACAGCGCAGCGGATTTGCTGTGTTCCGGCCCGTTTGCCTGGTTCCCCGATAACATGAAAACGACGCCGGCGGTCGCGGACTGGGTTGCCCGCTGTCAGGATCGTGAAGCGGTTCGCGCAGTGGGTGAGCGCTGA
- a CDS encoding DMT family transporter, with protein MDLKAVLMGVAFAFMWASAFTSTRVIVLAAPPLTALVIRFALSAVVGIAIARAMGQTWRLSRTEWRVLIIFGIMQNALYLGLNWVAMTTVEASAAAIIASMMPLMVAFFGWVWLGERLRPIAVAGLVLGVIGVAMIMGVRLRHGLDPFGTLLCMIAVVALTVATLVARGAGGSRNMLMIVGLQMAVGAVALLIPAIAFEWGQQIEWSWQLILAFTYTVAGPGLAATFIWFLLVNRIGAVRAATFHFLSPIFGVAIAAMLLGERFGPTDIVGACIVAAGILMVQMARLPNNAAQRSPTARTASRS; from the coding sequence ATGGATCTCAAGGCAGTTCTGATGGGCGTGGCGTTCGCCTTCATGTGGGCGTCGGCTTTCACCTCGACCCGGGTGATCGTGCTGGCCGCCCCGCCCCTCACGGCGCTTGTTATCCGCTTTGCCCTCTCGGCGGTCGTCGGGATCGCCATTGCGCGGGCAATGGGTCAGACGTGGCGGCTTTCGCGGACCGAATGGCGGGTGCTGATCATTTTCGGGATCATGCAGAACGCGCTTTATCTTGGGCTGAACTGGGTTGCGATGACCACGGTCGAAGCTTCGGCCGCAGCGATCATCGCATCGATGATGCCGCTCATGGTGGCTTTTTTCGGCTGGGTCTGGCTGGGTGAGCGACTGCGACCGATTGCCGTGGCCGGGCTGGTGCTCGGCGTGATCGGGGTCGCGATGATCATGGGAGTACGGCTGCGGCACGGGCTGGATCCATTCGGCACCTTGCTCTGCATGATCGCCGTGGTCGCGCTGACGGTGGCAACGCTGGTCGCGCGCGGCGCCGGAGGCAGCCGGAACATGCTGATGATCGTCGGGCTTCAGATGGCGGTTGGCGCGGTCGCCCTGCTGATCCCCGCGATTGCATTTGAGTGGGGGCAGCAGATCGAGTGGAGCTGGCAGCTTATCCTTGCGTTCACCTATACGGTCGCCGGTCCCGGCCTCGCCGCCACGTTCATCTGGTTCTTGCTGGTCAACCGCATCGGCGCGGTGCGGGCGGCGACCTTTCATTTCCTGTCGCCGATCTTCGGTGTGGCAATCGCCGCTATGCTGCTGGGTGAGCGGTTCGGGCCGACGGATATTGTCGGCGCCTGCATTGTGGCGGCGGGCATTCTGATGGTGCAGATGGCCCGCCTGCCGAATAATGCGGCTCAGCGCTCACCCACTGCGCGAACCGCTTCACGATCCTGA
- a CDS encoding HU family DNA-binding protein, with translation MAQAVKPMTKTQFVATLAEEMGSDKKSAAAALDALAAVVTREVSNGGAVTLPGIGKIACRARPERQVRNPQTQEMMTKPADKQVKVTVAKALKDSVNA, from the coding sequence ATGGCTCAAGCCGTCAAGCCGATGACCAAGACGCAGTTCGTGGCAACCCTGGCTGAAGAAATGGGCAGCGATAAGAAATCCGCTGCTGCCGCTCTGGATGCACTCGCTGCTGTTGTGACCCGTGAGGTTTCGAACGGCGGTGCCGTAACCCTTCCGGGCATCGGCAAGATCGCATGCCGCGCCCGTCCGGAGCGTCAGGTGCGCAATCCGCAGACGCAGGAAATGATGACCAAGCCGGCTGACAAGCAAGTCAAGGTCACCGTGGCGAAAGCCCTGAAGGACAGCGTCAACGCCTGA
- a CDS encoding AMP nucleosidase, whose product MNDDFLPLKTPEPVERIYYDDAEAAVARLMELYEISSGFLTEHFIACLSGEKPQARYRAFYPEVRLTTTSHTKADSRLSFGHVTLPGSYSASITRPELFATYLREQLGLLMENQHAPVAVGYSEIPMPVHFAISTRTDLNVPQEGVLKFSLRDVFDVPDLNTVNDDIVNGVAQSHADGAGHLAPFTAQRVDYSLARLAHYTATDPTHFQNFVLFTNYQFYVDEFEAVARQMLGDPASGYTAFVAPGNQVIDRSDGEIVPLTKMPQMPSYHLKRDGNQGVTLVNIGVGPSNAKTATDHIAVLRPHAWLMVGHCAGLRNSQSLGDFVLAHAYLREDHVLDDDLPVWVPIPALAEVQVALQDAVAEVTKLDGYELKRIMRTGTVATIDNRNWELRDQSGPIHRLSLSRAIGLDMESATIAANGFRFRVPYGTLLCVSDKPLHGELKLPGMATDFYRTQVANHLLIGVRAMEKLRDMPLERIHSRKLRSFSETAFL is encoded by the coding sequence ATGAATGACGATTTTCTGCCGCTGAAAACGCCCGAGCCGGTTGAGCGTATCTATTACGACGATGCAGAAGCGGCGGTTGCGCGGCTCATGGAGCTTTATGAAATATCTTCAGGCTTTCTGACCGAGCATTTTATCGCCTGTCTGAGCGGCGAAAAACCGCAGGCCCGTTATCGCGCCTTCTACCCCGAGGTGCGGCTGACCACGACCAGCCACACCAAGGCGGATTCGCGGCTGTCCTTTGGTCATGTCACCCTGCCGGGCAGCTACTCGGCGTCGATCACGCGGCCGGAGCTTTTTGCGACCTATCTTCGCGAACAGCTTGGCCTGCTGATGGAGAACCAGCATGCGCCGGTGGCTGTCGGATATAGTGAAATCCCGATGCCGGTGCATTTTGCGATATCCACACGCACCGATTTGAATGTGCCGCAGGAAGGCGTTCTGAAATTCAGCCTGCGCGACGTGTTCGATGTGCCGGACCTGAACACGGTCAATGACGACATCGTTAACGGCGTGGCCCAGTCACATGCGGACGGGGCGGGTCATCTGGCGCCGTTTACCGCGCAGCGCGTGGATTACTCGCTGGCCCGGCTGGCGCATTATACCGCGACCGATCCGACGCATTTTCAGAATTTCGTACTGTTCACCAACTACCAGTTCTATGTCGACGAATTCGAGGCCGTGGCGCGTCAGATGCTCGGCGATCCCGCCTCGGGCTACACGGCCTTTGTCGCTCCCGGTAATCAGGTGATCGACCGTTCCGATGGCGAGATCGTGCCGCTGACCAAGATGCCGCAAATGCCAAGCTATCATCTGAAGCGGGACGGCAATCAGGGCGTCACTCTCGTCAATATCGGTGTCGGCCCGTCCAATGCAAAAACCGCGACGGATCACATCGCGGTGCTGCGGCCGCATGCCTGGCTGATGGTCGGCCACTGCGCCGGTCTGCGCAACAGTCAGAGCCTTGGCGATTTCGTTCTCGCTCATGCCTATCTGCGCGAAGATCATGTGCTGGACGACGACCTGCCGGTCTGGGTGCCGATCCCGGCACTTGCCGAGGTTCAGGTCGCCTTGCAGGACGCCGTCGCAGAGGTCACCAAGCTGGACGGTTACGAGTTGAAGCGGATCATGCGCACCGGCACCGTCGCGACGATTGACAACCGGAACTGGGAACTTCGCGATCAGTCCGGGCCGATCCACAGGCTGTCGCTCAGCCGCGCGATCGGGCTGGATATGGAAAGCGCGACGATTGCGGCGAACGGGTTCCGGTTCAGGGTTCCTTATGGGACATTGCTTTGCGTGTCCGACAAGCCCCTGCACGGTGAGCTGAAGCTGCCGGGGATGGCAACCGACTTCTACCGCACGCAGGTCGCGAACCATCTTCTTATCGGGGTCCGGGCCATGGAAAAGCTGCGCGATATGCCGCTTGAACGGATCCATTCGCGCAAGCTCCGCTCCTTCAGCGAGACCGCTTTTCTTTAA
- a CDS encoding LLM class flavin-dependent oxidoreductase, which produces MRYSILDLAPVPEGSTTAEAIANSVALAQMADGLNYHRYWLAEHHNMIGIASAATSVLIGHIAAQTSRIRVGAGGIMLPNHSPLSIAEQFGTLATIYPDRIDLGLGRAPGGDGAVFRALRKSPQMAENFPQDVIELMQYLGDAPSDAAVIAHPGQGTHVPIWMLGSSLFGAQLAAMLGLPYAFASHFAPGALDEALHVYREQFEPAGRAAAEAGPHFMLAVNVIAADTDDAAQYLQSSQKLAFARLRSGKPGKLPAPTRDLSEITPPLERMVSQALRVSAVGSPATVRDQLASLISQYRPDELIITGQIHDAEARRHSYRLAAEVLDDLAA; this is translated from the coding sequence ATGCGCTATTCCATACTTGATCTCGCCCCGGTTCCCGAAGGCAGCACAACGGCTGAGGCCATCGCGAATTCCGTCGCACTCGCGCAAATGGCTGACGGGCTGAATTATCATCGGTACTGGCTGGCCGAGCATCACAATATGATCGGCATTGCCTCGGCCGCGACCTCGGTCCTGATCGGGCATATCGCGGCGCAGACCAGCAGGATCCGCGTCGGTGCCGGGGGGATCATGCTGCCCAACCATTCGCCGCTTTCCATTGCGGAACAATTTGGCACGCTCGCGACGATCTACCCCGACCGTATCGACCTTGGCCTGGGTCGCGCACCGGGCGGTGATGGCGCCGTGTTTCGCGCGCTGCGCAAATCCCCCCAGATGGCGGAGAACTTTCCGCAGGATGTCATCGAACTCATGCAATATCTGGGCGATGCACCATCGGACGCGGCGGTCATCGCCCATCCGGGGCAGGGGACGCATGTTCCGATCTGGATGCTCGGCTCCTCCCTTTTTGGTGCGCAGCTTGCTGCGATGCTTGGCCTGCCCTATGCCTTCGCCTCTCACTTCGCCCCTGGCGCGCTGGACGAGGCGCTGCACGTTTATCGCGAGCAGTTTGAACCTGCGGGCCGTGCGGCGGCTGAAGCCGGTCCGCATTTCATGCTGGCCGTGAACGTCATCGCGGCGGATACGGATGATGCGGCGCAGTATCTGCAATCCAGCCAGAAGCTTGCCTTTGCCCGTCTGCGCAGCGGCAAACCCGGCAAGCTGCCCGCCCCGACACGCGACCTGTCGGAAATCACGCCGCCGCTGGAACGCATGGTGTCTCAGGCGCTGCGGGTCAGTGCCGTCGGTAGCCCGGCGACAGTGAGGGATCAACTCGCCTCGCTGATCTCGCAATACAGGCCCGATGAGCTGATTATCACGGGTCAGATCCACGACGCGGAAGCACGGCGCCATTCCTATCGGCTTGCGGCGGAGGTGCTCGACGATCTGGCTGCCTGA
- a CDS encoding SDR family oxidoreductase translates to MRMLILGHGYTAAALTPRLLQDGWIVVGTTRHDAARVSASGADPVLWPGDDQRVRAEIRRADAILISVAPDGSLAAVEGDRAAGGGAAVPEARQRRSQNEAPDRVIAEFEDALIQSNARWVGYLSSTSVYGDHAGAWVDETTPPNPTSHRARARLAAEHAWSQIASRAGWPLTIFRLAGIYGPGRGPLAKLRAGSARRIIKPDQVFSRIHVDDIAGAILADLKLTRHGSAVPNAPRSENTRILNICDDDPLPPQDAIEMAARLADLPVPPAEGFADAEMTPMARSFYRDSKRVRNNRLKEQLGYALKYPDLRSGLQAIIDAER, encoded by the coding sequence ATGCGTATGTTGATATTGGGTCATGGCTATACCGCCGCCGCATTGACGCCACGCTTGCTTCAGGACGGGTGGATTGTTGTCGGCACGACGCGCCATGACGCGGCGCGGGTTTCGGCATCGGGCGCTGACCCCGTGCTTTGGCCGGGCGATGACCAGCGCGTTCGTGCGGAAATCAGGCGTGCGGATGCCATTCTGATAAGCGTTGCGCCCGACGGATCGCTTGCCGCAGTCGAAGGGGATCGCGCTGCGGGCGGCGGCGCGGCGGTTCCAGAAGCCCGGCAACGCCGGTCGCAGAACGAAGCGCCCGACCGGGTCATCGCGGAATTCGAAGATGCCCTGATCCAAAGCAATGCCCGTTGGGTCGGCTATCTGTCCTCGACGAGCGTCTATGGCGACCATGCCGGGGCCTGGGTTGACGAAACCACCCCGCCCAATCCGACAAGCCACAGGGCGCGGGCGAGGCTTGCCGCGGAACACGCCTGGTCGCAAATCGCCTCGCGCGCCGGATGGCCGCTTACGATCTTCCGCCTCGCCGGGATCTACGGTCCGGGTCGCGGGCCGCTTGCCAAGCTGCGCGCCGGATCGGCCCGACGGATTATCAAACCGGATCAGGTGTTTTCGCGCATCCATGTCGACGATATCGCCGGTGCCATTCTGGCTGATTTGAAACTGACGCGGCATGGAAGCGCCGTGCCAAATGCCCCCCGGAGTGAAAACACGCGTATTCTCAATATCTGCGACGACGACCCCTTGCCGCCGCAGGATGCGATCGAGATGGCGGCCCGTCTGGCCGATCTGCCGGTTCCCCCGGCCGAAGGTTTTGCGGATGCCGAGATGACCCCGATGGCGCGAAGCTTCTACCGGGATTCCAAGCGTGTTCGAAACAATCGGCTGAAAGAACAGCTGGGCTATGCGCTGAAATATCCCGACCTTCGCAGTGGTTTGCAGGCGATCATAGATGCGGAGCGGTAA
- a CDS encoding flagellar hook capping FlgD N-terminal domain-containing protein: protein MTSTAPVGPTPATQTTSSDKPSFAGGNFETFLKMLTTQIRNQDPLNPMEGADFAVQTATFSGVEQQVRTNDLLQKMAGGSGDCSLTSFAGWIGTRVKTTGGVYFADRPLVMDIQPEISADRVMLITQDASGAQISVEDIGTGRGLVEWFGKNGSGQQLDPGVYTFRLASYRGDTLISEKSVPVYSQVDEVARQGKEIVLSLEGGATAKISDITAISAGD from the coding sequence ATGACGTCAACAGCACCTGTCGGGCCGACACCCGCTACTCAAACGACATCGTCTGATAAACCCAGCTTCGCTGGCGGTAACTTTGAAACATTTCTCAAGATGCTCACCACACAGATCAGGAATCAGGATCCGCTGAATCCGATGGAAGGGGCGGATTTCGCGGTCCAAACGGCAACATTTTCGGGTGTTGAGCAGCAGGTCAGGACGAACGACCTGCTACAGAAAATGGCGGGCGGGTCCGGCGACTGCTCACTCACCAGCTTTGCGGGATGGATCGGGACGCGCGTCAAGACAACCGGGGGCGTTTATTTCGCTGACAGGCCGCTTGTTATGGATATACAGCCTGAAATTTCTGCCGACCGGGTTATGCTTATCACGCAGGATGCCTCCGGCGCGCAGATCAGCGTGGAGGATATTGGAACGGGGCGCGGTTTGGTCGAGTGGTTCGGGAAGAATGGTTCAGGCCAGCAGCTGGATCCGGGTGTATACACGTTCAGGTTAGCAAGTTATCGCGGCGATACGTTAATCTCTGAAAAGAGCGTGCCCGTTTACAGTCAGGTCGATGAGGTGGCCCGACAGGGGAAGGAGATTGTGCTTTCGCTCGAAGGCGGCGCGACGGCGAAGATCAGTGACATCACTGCGATTTCCGCTGGCGACTAA
- a CDS encoding flagellar hook-length control protein FliK gives MFTEFHPFIARRLPENETAEISDISGTEEGFRIMLDISCRADRAEPEIYNPAGESGCPDGAADPKYIVPNLGVGRPNDDLSFENDSAYVEEFRESQPRQSFLEGDSHFPDAGERAHSHFTATSEGRTALDVADRIVPSHQGFVSQSNVAPSAAETETQAPQLQQPQLAGLQLELDPSADRSKPLQSQNLHERGILVEAAIPVASNNGNLARIASQATRPDRKAAEAVVTEAGHSLNSAPGSPSISYHSDMRTSGNIADCIDRSSDEIPVRRPMRSQIAVGHEMAQTGNIGQRASHKLLPTWVGFNEQKPSSADARQSSLRMTGRTTEDTRLSGPTDIRRRVDGLQNKRSSAIDPQMGVGIGSTEGEAESLLQPGQMPVVDPGSLRQGSFEMLPADIEAPGAMAIRQVGKAIVECRARGKEAVVRLMPEVLGAVQFRIAQDSRAVVIAITAEIPETLSLLRRNVDALISELNSLGVENAVLDFSSSGNSQNDASPDGRNCAANRIRTEIVSAPQVIHAGTEQPKAHPHIRF, from the coding sequence ATGTTCACGGAGTTTCATCCCTTTATAGCTCGCCGCCTGCCCGAAAATGAGACGGCAGAAATATCGGATATTTCTGGTACAGAAGAAGGGTTCCGTATTATGCTGGACATATCCTGTCGGGCAGATCGCGCAGAACCGGAGATTTATAATCCCGCTGGAGAATCGGGTTGTCCCGATGGCGCGGCGGACCCGAAATACATTGTCCCGAATTTGGGCGTCGGGAGGCCAAACGACGATTTATCCTTCGAAAATGACTCCGCTTATGTGGAGGAGTTTCGCGAGAGCCAACCTCGACAGTCATTCCTTGAGGGCGATTCGCACTTCCCTGATGCAGGAGAGAGAGCGCATTCACATTTTACCGCCACCTCCGAGGGTAGAACCGCCTTGGATGTTGCCGACAGGATCGTCCCATCTCATCAAGGTTTCGTATCACAGTCCAATGTCGCGCCATCGGCCGCGGAAACCGAAACGCAGGCACCCCAACTCCAACAACCTCAACTCGCCGGTCTGCAATTGGAGCTGGATCCCTCTGCCGACCGGAGCAAACCCCTTCAATCGCAAAATTTGCATGAGCGTGGAATTCTTGTCGAAGCTGCTATTCCCGTCGCTTCAAACAACGGAAATCTCGCAAGAATTGCATCACAAGCAACGCGCCCAGATAGAAAAGCAGCAGAAGCAGTGGTCACGGAAGCAGGGCATTCGCTGAATTCCGCACCGGGATCGCCCTCCATTAGCTATCATTCGGATATGCGAACCAGCGGCAATATTGCCGACTGCATAGATAGGTCAAGCGACGAAATCCCGGTGAGACGCCCAATGCGATCGCAAATAGCGGTAGGGCATGAAATGGCCCAGACTGGGAACATTGGGCAGCGCGCCTCCCACAAACTTCTCCCGACGTGGGTAGGGTTTAACGAACAAAAACCATCGAGCGCTGATGCTCGACAAAGCTCTCTTAGAATGACTGGCAGGACAACTGAGGACACTCGACTTTCCGGTCCCACAGACATCCGGCGAAGGGTCGATGGTCTGCAAAACAAGCGGTCATCGGCCATCGACCCACAAATGGGCGTCGGCATCGGAAGCACAGAGGGGGAGGCTGAGAGCTTGCTCCAACCCGGGCAAATGCCAGTAGTTGATCCGGGAAGCCTTCGACAAGGCAGTTTCGAAATGCTCCCGGCGGATATCGAAGCGCCCGGCGCAATGGCGATCCGACAGGTCGGGAAAGCGATTGTGGAATGCAGGGCGCGGGGCAAAGAGGCTGTCGTCAGGCTGATGCCTGAAGTGTTGGGGGCGGTTCAGTTCAGGATCGCTCAGGACAGTCGCGCTGTGGTAATTGCCATAACCGCGGAGATACCTGAAACGCTCAGCCTGCTGCGAAGAAACGTGGATGCACTGATTTCCGAACTGAATAGTCTTGGCGTCGAGAATGCAGTTCTGGACTTCAGTTCCTCCGGAAACAGCCAAAATGACGCTTCGCCGGACGGTCGAAACTGTGCTGCGAACAGAATCCGAACCGAAATAGTTTCCGCGCCACAAGTAATACATGCAGGGACTGAGCAGCCTAAAGCTCATCCCCATATCCGTTTCTGA
- a CDS encoding flagellin: MSSILTNNSAMVALQTLKGINANLAKTQDQISTGKTISSAKDNAAIWAIAKTMETDVASFKAIDQTLALGESTVAVARAATEMIGDLLGKIKTKVIAAQEAGTSAEDRVKIQEDIDALKKSIASAVSSAQFSGKNLINGTTTSPMKVLSSLDRSLDGSVAAGTIDVATVDLRMSGGETSLPVAGLNSSATAEDGNGAVNIGFALAFQGGAGAIAASDPAADASDGASLLVGDEITLQIGSDSISYTVQAGDDAAAIVAGLNAQKTANSLSGTLDQSGGVLNFDAGTGNGDIDVTLTSSRSGAASASGGALAALNDLDVTVDGGAAKALQDIEGLMKVADDAAASFGSAQGRFETQRNFIGKLTDAMKSGIGALVDANMEEASARLQALQVQQQLATQSLSIANQAPQALLSLFR; this comes from the coding sequence ATGTCCAGCATTCTGACAAATAACAGCGCAATGGTCGCCCTGCAGACCCTCAAGGGGATCAACGCCAATCTCGCAAAGACGCAGGACCAGATTTCGACCGGCAAAACGATCAGTTCGGCGAAGGACAATGCGGCGATCTGGGCGATTGCGAAGACGATGGAAACCGATGTTGCCTCGTTCAAGGCGATTGACCAGACATTGGCGCTGGGCGAATCGACGGTCGCGGTTGCCCGCGCGGCGACGGAGATGATTGGCGATCTGCTCGGCAAGATCAAAACCAAGGTGATCGCCGCGCAAGAGGCGGGAACCTCGGCTGAGGATCGGGTGAAAATTCAGGAAGATATCGACGCGCTGAAGAAATCCATCGCTTCGGCAGTCAGCTCGGCACAGTTCAGCGGCAAGAACCTGATCAACGGGACGACCACCAGCCCGATGAAAGTGCTGTCGTCCCTTGACCGTAGCCTTGATGGCTCTGTCGCCGCAGGCACGATTGATGTCGCGACCGTCGATCTGCGCATGTCGGGCGGTGAAACTTCGCTACCGGTTGCCGGTCTGAACAGCTCGGCCACGGCTGAGGATGGGAATGGCGCGGTAAATATCGGCTTCGCGCTGGCGTTTCAGGGCGGTGCTGGCGCGATTGCGGCGTCGGATCCTGCAGCGGACGCCTCAGACGGGGCGTCCTTGCTTGTCGGTGATGAGATCACGCTTCAGATCGGATCGGATTCCATCAGCTACACGGTTCAGGCCGGGGATGATGCAGCCGCCATTGTGGCAGGTCTCAACGCCCAGAAAACGGCCAATAGTCTGTCCGGTACCCTGGATCAAAGCGGCGGTGTCCTGAACTTCGACGCTGGGACAGGGAATGGCGATATCGACGTGACGCTGACATCGTCCCGGTCGGGTGCGGCGTCTGCATCTGGCGGCGCGCTGGCGGCGCTGAACGACCTTGATGTCACCGTCGATGGCGGGGCGGCAAAGGCCCTGCAGGATATCGAGGGGCTGATGAAGGTCGCGGATGATGCCGCAGCCAGCTTCGGTTCCGCACAAGGACGCTTTGAAACACAGCGCAATTTCATCGGCAAGCTGACCGATGCCATGAAGTCGGGGATCGGCGCGCTGGTTGATGCGAATATGGAAGAAGCATCCGCGCGTCTGCAGGCGCTTCAGGTGCAGCAGCAGCTGGCCACCCAGTCGCTGTCGATTGCGAACCAGGCGCCGCAGGCCCTGCTGTCGCTGTTCCGCTGA
- the flaF gene encoding flagellar biosynthesis regulator FlaF has product MNQLAQIGYATALAKVETQRETEARILTRLNAGLEHAMAHPDRNIPATVEALHENDRFWAHIAGDLAHEKNALPEALKAALISLAGFVVAHSARVRNRQAGIAPLIEINNAIIRALNATGVQE; this is encoded by the coding sequence ATGAACCAACTCGCGCAGATCGGCTACGCAACCGCACTGGCAAAGGTTGAAACGCAGCGGGAGACCGAGGCGCGTATTCTGACGCGGCTGAATGCGGGTCTGGAACATGCGATGGCGCATCCGGACAGGAATATCCCCGCAACGGTTGAGGCTTTGCATGAGAATGACCGCTTCTGGGCGCATATCGCCGGGGACCTCGCGCATGAAAAGAACGCGCTGCCCGAGGCGTTGAAAGCTGCATTGATCTCGCTCGCCGGGTTCGTCGTCGCGCATTCCGCGAGGGTCAGAAACAGGCAGGCCGGCATTGCCCCGCTGATCGAAATCAACAACGCGATCATCCGCGCCCTGAACGCGACCGGGGTTCAGGAATGA
- the flbT gene encoding flagellar biosynthesis repressor FlbT: MTGLVLKLAPKERLLINGAVIENGDRGARIRIRTPGARILRLRDAVHPDEATTPVKLACYDVQLVLSGDRHPEDGHRLILGHLEKLSQVFDDRDSRTILSEATDSVLAKNFYRALRLLRDLLPREARLLASRQ; the protein is encoded by the coding sequence ATGACCGGGCTTGTGCTGAAACTCGCCCCGAAAGAGCGGCTGCTGATCAACGGTGCCGTGATCGAGAATGGCGACCGTGGTGCGCGTATTCGCATCAGAACACCGGGCGCGCGCATCCTCCGCCTTCGTGATGCGGTTCACCCTGATGAGGCGACGACGCCCGTGAAGCTGGCCTGCTATGACGTTCAGCTGGTTCTGAGCGGGGATCGTCATCCGGAGGATGGCCACAGGCTGATCCTTGGCCATCTCGAAAAACTGTCACAGGTTTTCGATGATCGTGACAGCAGAACAATCCTGTCGGAGGCGACCGATTCGGTGCTGGCAAAGAACTTCTACCGGGCCCTTCGCCTGCTGCGTGACCTGCTGCCGCGAGAGGCCCGTCTGCTGGCGTCGCGGCAATGA
- a CDS encoding DUF1217 domain-containing protein: MSLGVFTGGGGLPGWALLNRTGARQKRMVAGEAGTQRVTQHYRDRIGNIGKADELLTDYRLLTVTLRAFGLEGDLKNKAFLRQVLESDLSDQRSLANRLSNKSYRRLAEAFGFGSPTGSAVASQGFADRVVTQYVQREFEARVGARDQNLRLALNARRELSRLARQDTSNKTKWYEVLGSPPLRKVFEGAFGFGTAYAGLPIDRQLEEFTKAAENRLGSSDISRFSEPDHVEKLLRGFLVRSTVQPAATNRFSIALQLLGGR, encoded by the coding sequence ATGAGCCTTGGCGTTTTCACAGGGGGCGGCGGGCTGCCCGGATGGGCGTTGCTCAACCGGACCGGTGCGCGGCAGAAGCGGATGGTCGCGGGTGAGGCCGGGACGCAGCGGGTGACGCAGCATTATCGCGACCGGATCGGCAATATCGGCAAGGCGGATGAACTGCTGACCGACTATAGGCTGCTGACTGTCACGCTTCGCGCTTTCGGGCTTGAGGGCGATCTGAAGAACAAGGCGTTTCTCCGGCAGGTGCTGGAAAGCGACCTTTCAGATCAGCGCAGCCTTGCCAACCGGTTGTCCAACAAATCCTATCGCCGTCTGGCGGAGGCGTTCGGTTTCGGATCACCGACAGGATCGGCGGTTGCGTCGCAGGGCTTCGCCGACCGAGTGGTCACGCAATATGTGCAGCGCGAATTTGAAGCCCGCGTCGGGGCGCGCGATCAGAACCTGCGCCTTGCCCTGAATGCCCGGCGGGAATTGTCGCGGCTGGCCCGGCAGGACACGTCGAACAAAACCAAATGGTACGAGGTGCTGGGCAGCCCGCCCTTGCGCAAGGTGTTCGAGGGCGCGTTCGGTTTCGGCACCGCTTACGCAGGTCTGCCCATCGACAGGCAGCTTGAGGAATTCACCAAGGCTGCGGAAAACCGGCTCGGTTCTTCAGACATATCGCGGTTTTCCGAACCCGATCATGTGGAAAAACTTCTTCGCGGTTTCCTCGTGCGTAGCACGGTCCAGCCTGCCGCAACAAACCGCTTCTCCATTGCCTTGCAACTGCTGGGCGGTCGCTGA